One genomic region from Halorussus rarus encodes:
- a CDS encoding phosphate uptake regulator PhoU yields METRKVQVTGGSTFTVSIPKDWATESGIEAGDRVEFHPEGDSLLLSPRSTEDTVEGTVEITDLEGPELMRTVFTMYVSGFDIINLEATRVTPDQRRTVRDATQGLVGLEVIEETSDRVVLQDLLDSSELSILNAITRMRLVSATMLEDAVTALVEDDDDLATDVIERDDDVDRLWFMISRVFRSALRNPSTAADIGLPRETCFDYHSSARQLERIADHAAKIGNLALELGEIPEEVAEGLEALHAESADIVEMAMDALLEDDGDEATRLGNDARERVRGVDEHTRAVDDIIREMDAQRAQHLSLVVDSLSRSADYGGNIAETALQKAAPRPEI; encoded by the coding sequence ATGGAAACCCGGAAGGTCCAGGTCACGGGCGGTTCCACGTTCACGGTCTCCATCCCCAAGGACTGGGCGACCGAGAGCGGCATCGAGGCGGGCGACCGGGTGGAGTTCCACCCGGAGGGCGACTCGCTGCTGCTCTCGCCGCGGTCGACCGAGGACACCGTCGAGGGCACGGTCGAGATAACCGACCTCGAGGGGCCGGAGCTGATGCGGACCGTGTTCACGATGTACGTCAGCGGCTTCGACATCATCAACCTCGAGGCGACCAGGGTGACCCCCGACCAGCGCCGGACGGTCCGGGACGCGACCCAGGGACTCGTCGGCCTCGAGGTCATCGAGGAGACCAGCGACCGGGTGGTGCTCCAGGACCTGCTCGACTCATCGGAGCTGTCGATACTCAACGCCATCACCCGGATGCGGCTGGTCTCGGCCACGATGCTCGAGGACGCGGTGACCGCGCTGGTCGAGGACGACGACGACCTCGCGACCGACGTCATCGAGCGCGACGACGACGTCGACCGCCTCTGGTTCATGATCTCGCGGGTGTTCCGGTCGGCGCTGCGCAACCCCAGCACCGCAGCCGACATCGGCCTGCCCCGCGAAACGTGTTTCGACTACCACTCGAGCGCCCGCCAGCTCGAGCGCATCGCGGACCACGCCGCCAAGATCGGCAACCTCGCGCTCGAACTCGGAGAGATTCCCGAAGAGGTCGCCGAGGGGCTCGAGGCCCTCCACGCGGAGTCGGCCGACATCGTCGAGATGGCGATGGACGCGCTGCTCGAGGACGACGGCGACGAGGCGACTCGACTCGGCAACGACGCCCGCGAGCGCGTGCGCGGCGTCGACGAGCACACCCGCGCGGTCGACGACATCATCCGGGAGATGGACGCCCAGCGGGCCCAGCACCTGAGCCTCGTCGTCGACTCGCTGTCCCGGAGCGCCGACTACGGCGGTAACATCGCCGAGACCGCGCTCCAGAAGGCGGCGCCGCGGCCGGAGATCTAA
- a CDS encoding CBS domain-containing protein — protein MDIAEIATTDYTELDAESNVGKARSVFEEENPKGIIVTKAGKYEGVITQKQLLRSHIEDHTKIETLTKSAPKVDRTDDVRDVARTLVEGGTKVAPVFESGSLWGVISQDLILEAVLEHLDTLTVEQIYTENVITIAEDATLGQAINRLREHGVSRLPVVDEDGFLTGVVTTHDVVEFATRNVEKTTRGDRSGEGDRLLDLPVYDVMSSPAATTDLDETVRAAVERMFEHDFSGLVVTPEDDDRVVGGVITKTDVLRALSYTEEDVMDVQITNVSLLDTLSRDSIRSSIEEISEKYGKMRVRHAHVRFHEHKEKLRGTPLIQCKIRLRTNRGQVAGSGEGYGAEQAFSVARDKLERNVLELKGVESDREYQGQLLRKLGEL, from the coding sequence ATGGACATCGCTGAAATTGCAACGACGGACTACACCGAGCTGGACGCCGAGTCGAACGTCGGGAAGGCCCGGTCCGTCTTCGAAGAGGAGAATCCGAAGGGTATCATCGTGACGAAGGCCGGTAAGTACGAGGGTGTCATCACCCAGAAGCAACTGCTCCGCTCTCACATCGAGGACCACACCAAGATCGAGACGCTGACCAAGTCCGCGCCGAAGGTCGACCGGACCGACGACGTCCGGGACGTCGCCCGCACGCTCGTCGAGGGCGGCACCAAGGTCGCGCCCGTCTTCGAGTCGGGGTCGCTGTGGGGCGTCATCAGCCAGGACCTCATCCTCGAGGCGGTCCTCGAACACCTCGACACGCTGACCGTCGAGCAGATCTACACCGAGAACGTCATCACCATCGCGGAGGACGCCACGCTCGGCCAGGCCATCAACCGCCTGCGCGAGCACGGCGTCTCCCGGCTCCCGGTCGTCGACGAGGACGGATTCCTGACGGGGGTCGTCACCACCCACGACGTGGTCGAGTTCGCGACGCGGAACGTCGAGAAGACCACCCGGGGCGATCGGTCGGGCGAGGGCGACCGGCTGCTCGACCTGCCGGTGTACGACGTGATGTCCAGTCCCGCCGCCACCACGGACCTCGACGAGACCGTCCGGGCGGCGGTCGAGCGCATGTTCGAGCACGACTTCTCGGGGCTGGTCGTCACTCCGGAGGACGACGACCGGGTCGTCGGCGGCGTCATCACCAAGACCGACGTGCTCCGGGCGCTGTCGTACACCGAGGAGGACGTGATGGACGTCCAGATCACCAACGTCAGCCTGCTCGACACGCTCAGCCGGGACTCGATCCGGTCGTCCATCGAGGAGATCTCCGAGAAGTACGGCAAGATGCGGGTCCGCCACGCCCACGTCCGGTTCCACGAGCACAAGGAGAAGCTCCGCGGGACGCCGCTGATCCAGTGCAAGATCCGGCTCCGCACCAACCGCGGACAGGTCGCCGGTTCGGGCGAGGGCTACGGCGCCGAGCAGGCGTTCAGCGTCGCGCGCGACAAACTGGAGCGCAACGTCCTCGAACTGAAGGGCGTCGAGAGCGACCGGGAGTACCAGGGCCAGCTCCTCCGGAAGCTCGGCGAGCTCTGA
- a CDS encoding lycopene cyclase domain-containing protein: MIPDIGAAFGQYTYLVTEVVWGVVAVGLLYRADALAQAARTVVVLYPIAYAWDWYTLHIGVFDIRLRTGIDFLGIPIEEHLFMVVVPWLVLGIHENLRDEAESGLPAQTPENGG; this comes from the coding sequence GTGATACCCGACATCGGCGCCGCATTCGGTCAGTACACGTACCTCGTAACCGAGGTCGTCTGGGGGGTCGTCGCGGTAGGGCTGCTCTATCGGGCCGACGCGCTGGCTCAGGCCGCTCGCACCGTCGTCGTACTCTACCCCATCGCGTACGCGTGGGACTGGTACACGCTGCATATCGGCGTGTTCGACATCCGCCTCCGAACCGGTATCGACTTTCTCGGCATCCCAATCGAGGAACATCTCTTCATGGTGGTAGTTCCGTGGCTCGTACTCGGAATCCACGAGAATCTCCGCGATGAGGCCGAATCTGGCCTACCGGCTCAAACCCCCGAAAACGGGGGGTAA
- a CDS encoding DUF7344 domain-containing protein, whose translation MSTIGDSSGTESADPEETPDQQDSAVADSQVSDIVDDDEEEAEEDLSRDLVFDVLKNRRRRYALHYLRRADGSVQLSELAEQVAAWENDITVDAISAAERKRVYTALYQSHLPKLDDAGIVEYNQNRGIVELSTAAEQLDVYLDLESQPDVPWANWYLGLAVGGLGLLSGAWLGLPPLSAVADVLLATVIVAAFGSVALAHTYFTRHAGAASETPPEIQES comes from the coding sequence ATGAGCACCATTGGTGACTCTTCCGGAACCGAAAGCGCCGATCCGGAGGAGACTCCGGACCAGCAGGACTCGGCCGTCGCGGACTCGCAGGTCTCCGACATCGTCGACGACGACGAGGAGGAGGCCGAGGAGGATCTCTCGCGAGATCTCGTCTTCGACGTTCTCAAGAACCGGCGGCGACGGTACGCCCTCCACTACCTCCGACGCGCGGACGGGTCGGTCCAGCTCTCGGAGCTGGCCGAGCAGGTGGCCGCCTGGGAGAACGACATCACGGTCGACGCGATCTCGGCGGCCGAGCGCAAACGGGTGTACACCGCGCTCTACCAGTCCCACCTCCCCAAGTTAGACGACGCAGGCATCGTGGAGTACAACCAGAACCGCGGCATCGTGGAGCTGTCGACCGCCGCCGAGCAGCTCGACGTCTACCTGGACCTCGAATCCCAGCCGGACGTGCCCTGGGCCAACTGGTACCTCGGACTCGCGGTCGGCGGGCTCGGCCTCCTGTCGGGGGCGTGGCTCGGACTGCCGCCGCTCTCGGCGGTGGCGGACGTCCTGCTCGCGACCGTCATCGTCGCGGCCTTCGGGTCGGTGGCGCTGGCGCACACGTACTTCACGCGCCACGCGGGCGCCGCGAGCGAGACGCCGCCGGAGATCCAGGAGTCGTAG
- a CDS encoding DUF7504 family protein: MEEAVRPGAPAEGPGAFGEAGTQTLVRTPADADPVAALPERAFENLLVVSARDHPNRLQTRIEGAGHDPAAVGAVPVLPAAEEYDGALWTTDPVDPDDLTGLAMRLSDAMRHVEPGTGWVLADALGVLLVYADDSRVCRFFQTLTTRGRARDVRGVYCVNPDAVADETYERLRAMCDAEYSLE; encoded by the coding sequence ATGGAGGAGGCGGTGCGGCCCGGAGCGCCCGCGGAAGGCCCGGGTGCGTTCGGCGAGGCCGGCACCCAGACGCTGGTCCGAACGCCGGCCGACGCCGACCCGGTCGCCGCCCTGCCCGAGCGCGCGTTCGAGAACCTCCTGGTGGTCTCGGCACGCGACCACCCGAACCGGCTCCAGACGCGAATCGAAGGCGCAGGACACGACCCGGCCGCGGTCGGCGCCGTGCCGGTGCTCCCGGCGGCCGAGGAGTACGACGGCGCCCTCTGGACGACCGACCCCGTCGATCCCGACGACCTGACGGGGCTCGCGATGCGGCTCTCCGACGCGATGCGCCACGTCGAGCCGGGCACCGGCTGGGTGCTGGCCGACGCGCTCGGCGTCCTCCTCGTGTACGCCGACGACTCGCGGGTGTGTCGCTTCTTCCAGACGCTCACGACCCGGGGTCGGGCGCGGGACGTCCGCGGCGTCTACTGCGTGAATCCCGACGCGGTCGCGGACGAGACGTACGAGCGACTCCGGGCGATGTGCGACGCGGAGTACTCGCTGGAGTAA
- a CDS encoding ubiquinol-cytochrome c reductase iron-sulfur subunit, producing the protein MDADKYPPENGRRRFVKGVVGSAGLTGVGTAAATALNSATSVSGGTGGPTDYVGIENTDGPAPRGMPLVPLTIDDEGYLKGIWPEIQERELENGDTVTITEQEIGGVTYTGRWFQYCGVQTAQGLRPDADQDNYLRSKPGLYEWQADHEPGQKLHVDDFDDYEEWTNGIGSAGSGKPAQTTWRSQSEGDQDVQELPIQVLRSSKVSELPAESDNPEFLRAATESDFIAWLDKCTHFCCTPGFNSSTDASKFDATDAVYCQCHQSVYDPFSPVELSFNAFPRPDS; encoded by the coding sequence ATGGACGCAGACAAGTATCCGCCCGAGAACGGTCGGCGTCGATTCGTGAAAGGTGTCGTCGGGTCGGCGGGGCTGACCGGCGTCGGGACCGCCGCGGCCACTGCCCTGAACTCCGCCACCTCCGTCAGCGGCGGGACCGGCGGCCCGACCGATTACGTCGGCATCGAGAACACGGACGGGCCGGCCCCTCGCGGCATGCCGCTCGTCCCGCTCACCATCGACGACGAAGGCTACCTGAAGGGAATCTGGCCAGAGATACAGGAACGAGAGCTGGAGAACGGCGACACCGTCACCATCACCGAGCAGGAGATCGGCGGCGTTACCTACACCGGGCGGTGGTTCCAGTACTGCGGAGTCCAGACCGCCCAGGGGCTGCGCCCCGACGCCGATCAGGACAACTACCTGCGCTCGAAGCCCGGCCTCTACGAGTGGCAGGCCGACCACGAGCCGGGCCAGAAGCTCCACGTGGACGACTTCGACGACTACGAGGAGTGGACCAACGGCATCGGGTCGGCCGGCTCTGGCAAGCCGGCCCAGACGACCTGGCGCTCGCAGTCCGAGGGCGACCAGGACGTCCAGGAGCTTCCGATCCAGGTGCTGCGGTCGTCGAAGGTGTCGGAGCTGCCCGCCGAGAGCGACAACCCCGAGTTCCTGCGGGCGGCCACCGAGTCGGACTTCATCGCGTGGCTCGACAAGTGCACTCACTTCTGTTGCACGCCGGGGTTCAACTCCTCGACCGACGCCTCGAAGTTCGACGCGACCGACGCGGTGTACTGCCAGTGTCACCAGTCGGTGTACGACCCGTTCTCGCCGGTCGAACTGTCGTTCAACGCCTTCCCGCGGCCCGACTCGTAG
- the eif1A gene encoding translation initiation factor eIF-1A: MSENSGRRNLRMPNDDELFGVVTEHNGGNHVRVQCEDGENRMGRIPGRMKYRVWIETGDVVVVEPWDWQDEKANVEWRYTQQDADQLRAEGHID, encoded by the coding sequence ATGAGTGAAAATTCGGGTCGTCGAAATCTCCGCATGCCGAACGACGACGAACTGTTCGGCGTCGTGACCGAACACAACGGCGGCAACCACGTCCGCGTCCAGTGCGAGGACGGCGAGAATCGCATGGGCCGCATCCCCGGTCGGATGAAGTACCGCGTCTGGATCGAGACGGGCGACGTCGTCGTCGTCGAACCGTGGGACTGGCAGGACGAGAAGGCCAACGTCGAATGGCGCTACACCCAGCAGGACGCCGACCAGCTCCGCGCCGAAGGCCACATCGACTAA
- the trpD gene encoding anthranilate phosphoribosyltransferase, protein MQDYIERVTEGEDLAQDEAREAAAAVFEDATEAQIGALLAALRAKGETESEIAGFAQGMRDAARTIDPDRSPLVDTCGTGGDDYDTINVSTTSAIVASGAGVPVAKHGNYSVSSSSGSADVLEEVGVEVDAEPPAVERAIEDDGIGFMLATVFHPAMKAVIGPRQELGMRTVFNVLGPLTNPAGADAQIVGVYDPHLVPVLARSLARMDVERALVVHGSGMDEIGIHGETTAAEVRGSDVEEYTLAPPDLGLDRHDVADVAGGTPEENAADLRGIVEGDVTGAKRDIILANAGAALYVAGAADSLEDGAELAAKAIDDGAAADRLEQLRSAVRA, encoded by the coding sequence ATGCAGGACTACATCGAACGCGTTACCGAGGGCGAGGACCTCGCGCAGGACGAGGCGCGCGAGGCCGCCGCGGCCGTCTTCGAGGACGCGACCGAGGCACAGATCGGCGCACTGCTCGCCGCCCTCCGCGCGAAGGGCGAGACCGAGAGCGAGATCGCGGGGTTCGCCCAGGGGATGCGCGACGCCGCCCGGACCATCGACCCCGACCGGTCGCCGCTGGTCGACACCTGCGGCACCGGCGGCGACGACTACGACACGATCAACGTCTCGACGACCAGCGCCATCGTCGCCAGCGGCGCGGGCGTGCCGGTCGCCAAGCACGGCAACTACTCGGTCTCCTCCTCGTCGGGGAGCGCCGACGTCCTGGAGGAGGTCGGCGTCGAGGTCGACGCAGAACCGCCGGCCGTCGAGCGCGCCATCGAGGACGACGGCATCGGCTTCATGCTCGCGACGGTCTTCCACCCGGCGATGAAGGCCGTCATCGGTCCCCGGCAGGAACTGGGCATGCGGACCGTGTTCAACGTGCTCGGTCCGCTGACCAACCCCGCGGGCGCCGACGCCCAGATCGTCGGCGTCTACGACCCCCACCTCGTCCCCGTGCTCGCCCGCTCGCTCGCCCGGATGGACGTCGAGCGCGCGCTGGTCGTCCACGGCTCGGGCATGGACGAGATCGGAATCCACGGCGAGACCACCGCGGCCGAGGTCCGAGGTAGCGACGTCGAGGAGTACACCCTCGCGCCGCCAGACCTGGGCCTCGACCGCCACGACGTGGCCGACGTCGCGGGCGGGACGCCCGAGGAGAACGCCGCCGACCTGCGGGGCATCGTGGAGGGCGACGTCACCGGCGCGAAGCGCGACATCATCCTCGCCAACGCCGGGGCGGCCCTCTACGTCGCCGGGGCGGCCGACTCGCTGGAGGACGGCGCGGAGCTCGCCGCCAAGGCCATCGACGACGGCGCGGCGGCCGACCGACTCGAACAGCTCAGGTCAGCCGTGAGAGCATGA
- a CDS encoding phosphoribosylanthranilate isomerase — protein sequence MTRVKICGLTCRADLRAAVEAGADAVGLLVDVPVDSPREIDPQRAVELADAAPPFVTTVLVTMPGTPERAVELVEAVEPDAVQVHGDIGAGDLAYLTASVSARVLKVVDAADPETARRYDDLADGLVVDSVDDNGAGGTGRTHDWERTAEVAATLDSPVVLAGGLTPANVADAVDAVDPFAVDVASGVEAADADDVDGRKDPDAVADLVAAAKRARTTPTP from the coding sequence ATGACGCGGGTGAAGATCTGCGGGCTCACATGCCGCGCGGACCTCCGGGCGGCGGTCGAGGCCGGCGCGGACGCGGTCGGCCTGCTCGTCGACGTGCCGGTCGACTCCCCCCGCGAGATCGACCCCCAGCGCGCGGTCGAACTCGCCGACGCGGCGCCGCCGTTCGTCACCACGGTGCTGGTGACGATGCCCGGGACGCCCGAGCGCGCGGTCGAACTCGTCGAGGCGGTCGAACCCGACGCGGTCCAGGTCCACGGCGACATCGGCGCCGGCGACCTGGCCTACTTGACGGCGTCCGTTAGCGCCCGAGTTCTCAAAGTCGTGGACGCGGCCGACCCCGAGACCGCCCGGCGCTACGACGACCTGGCCGACGGGCTGGTGGTCGACTCGGTCGACGACAACGGGGCCGGCGGCACCGGCCGGACCCACGACTGGGAGCGCACCGCCGAAGTCGCCGCGACCCTCGACTCGCCGGTCGTCCTCGCCGGCGGGCTTACCCCGGCGAACGTGGCCGACGCGGTGGACGCCGTCGACCCGTTCGCGGTCGATGTGGCGAGCGGAGTAGAGGCCGCCGACGCGGACGACGTCGACGGCCGGAAGGACCCGGACGCGGTCGCCGACCTCGTGGCGGCCGCGAAGCGCGCCCGCACGACGCCAACGCCATGA
- the trpE gene encoding anthranilate synthase component I, translating into MKPDREQFVEFAGDADPAVIRVEVELDAETTPLSAYAALTGRSTATTPSEYAFLLESAEKTASSDPDGAFSPGASGDRHARYSYVGYDPEAVVTVDPGEVSVESLGGRAARYVSADREGDTLDTLRSAMPDAAQRGFPDGDRQHFEGGLVGFLAYDAVYDLWLDEVGVDRPDSRFPDAQFVLNTKTVAFDHREETVSLVFTPLVGPDDDPEAVYDDLRTEADRVADLLDSAADLETGGFVRESATAGPRDEYEAAVRTAKEHVLDGDIYQGVISRKRELRGEVDPLGFYAALRDVNPSPYMYLLGYDDLTVVGASPETLVSVRGREVMANPIAGTCPRGSSPVEDRRLAGEMLADGKERAEHTMLVDLARNDVRRVSEPGSVQVEEFMNVLKYSHVQHIESTVTGRLADDADPFDATRASFPAGTLSGAPKIRAMEIIDDLELTARGLYGGGVGYYSWSGDADFAIVIRTATVESGSAVDGDASDRITVQAGAGIVADSDPAAEYEETEQKMDGVLTALERIDESDKSAAADTPEATDAPEAGR; encoded by the coding sequence ATGAAGCCGGACCGCGAGCAGTTCGTCGAGTTCGCCGGCGACGCCGACCCGGCCGTGATTCGGGTCGAGGTCGAACTCGACGCCGAGACGACGCCGCTGTCGGCCTACGCGGCGCTGACCGGGCGGTCGACCGCGACCACCCCTTCCGAGTACGCCTTCCTGCTCGAGAGCGCCGAGAAGACCGCCTCCAGCGACCCCGACGGGGCGTTCTCGCCGGGCGCGTCGGGTGACCGCCACGCCCGCTACTCCTACGTGGGCTACGACCCCGAGGCGGTCGTGACGGTCGACCCCGGGGAGGTCTCGGTCGAGTCCCTCGGCGGCCGGGCCGCGCGGTACGTCTCTGCCGACCGGGAGGGGGACACGCTCGACACCCTCCGGTCGGCCATGCCCGACGCCGCCCAGCGCGGCTTCCCCGATGGAGACCGCCAGCACTTCGAGGGCGGACTGGTCGGCTTCCTGGCCTACGACGCGGTGTACGACCTCTGGCTCGACGAGGTAGGGGTCGACCGACCCGACTCGCGGTTCCCCGACGCCCAGTTCGTGCTGAACACGAAGACCGTCGCCTTCGACCACCGAGAAGAGACGGTCTCGCTGGTGTTCACGCCGCTGGTCGGGCCGGACGACGACCCTGAGGCGGTGTACGACGACCTCCGGACCGAGGCCGACCGCGTGGCCGACTTACTCGATTCGGCCGCCGACCTCGAAACGGGCGGGTTCGTCCGCGAGTCGGCGACCGCCGGGCCGCGCGACGAGTACGAGGCGGCGGTCCGGACCGCGAAGGAGCACGTCCTCGACGGCGACATCTATCAGGGCGTCATCTCCCGGAAGCGCGAGCTCCGGGGCGAGGTCGACCCGCTGGGGTTCTACGCGGCGCTCCGGGACGTGAACCCCTCGCCGTACATGTACCTGCTCGGCTACGACGACCTGACTGTCGTCGGCGCCAGCCCGGAGACGCTGGTCTCAGTGCGGGGCCGCGAGGTGATGGCCAACCCCATCGCGGGCACCTGCCCCCGGGGCTCGAGCCCCGTCGAGGACCGCCGCCTCGCGGGCGAGATGCTCGCCGACGGCAAGGAGCGGGCCGAGCACACCATGCTCGTGGACCTCGCGCGCAACGACGTGCGCCGGGTCAGCGAGCCCGGCAGCGTCCAGGTCGAGGAGTTCATGAACGTCCTCAAGTACAGCCACGTCCAGCACATCGAGAGCACCGTGACGGGGCGACTGGCCGACGACGCGGACCCGTTCGACGCCACCCGGGCGTCGTTCCCCGCCGGGACGCTCTCGGGCGCGCCGAAGATCCGGGCGATGGAGATCATCGACGACCTCGAACTGACGGCCCGCGGCCTCTACGGCGGCGGCGTCGGCTACTACTCGTGGTCGGGCGACGCCGACTTCGCCATCGTCATCCGGACCGCGACGGTCGAGTCCGGGTCGGCGGTCGACGGCGACGCCTCGGACCGCATCACGGTGCAGGCGGGCGCTGGCATCGTCGCCGACAGTGACCCGGCCGCCGAGTACGAGGAGACCGAGCAGAAGATGGACGGAGTGCTGACCGCGCTCGAACGGATCGATGAGTCGGACAAGTCGGCGGCCGCGGACACCCCCGAGGCTACCGACGCGCCGGAGGCGGGACGATGA
- the trpG gene encoding anthranilate synthase component II, translating into MTASAGAGAATTADLQVLFVDNFDSFTYNLVEYTSEHADTEVVRNTASLGEVRAADPDAVVVSPGPGHPENERDVGVTLDVLREVSPDVPTLGVCLGLEAAVYAYGGSVGRAPEPIHGKAFPVSHDGEGVYAGLDQGFRAGRYHSLVATEVPDCFEVTATTDHGEEELVMGVRHREHPIECVQFHPESVLTAVGHDVIRNFLADVD; encoded by the coding sequence ATGACTGCGAGCGCCGGCGCGGGGGCGGCAACGACTGCCGACCTGCAGGTCCTGTTCGTGGACAACTTCGACTCGTTCACCTACAATCTGGTGGAGTACACCAGCGAGCACGCCGACACCGAGGTCGTGCGGAACACGGCCTCGCTCGGCGAGGTGCGGGCGGCCGACCCCGACGCCGTCGTCGTCTCGCCGGGGCCGGGCCACCCGGAGAACGAGCGGGACGTCGGCGTCACGCTCGACGTGCTCCGGGAGGTGAGCCCGGACGTCCCGACGCTCGGGGTCTGTCTCGGGTTGGAAGCGGCGGTGTACGCCTACGGCGGGTCGGTCGGCCGCGCGCCCGAACCGATACACGGCAAGGCGTTCCCGGTCTCCCACGACGGCGAGGGCGTGTACGCGGGGCTCGACCAGGGGTTCCGCGCCGGGCGCTACCACTCGCTGGTGGCGACCGAGGTGCCCGACTGCTTCGAGGTGACGGCGACCACCGACCACGGGGAGGAGGAACTGGTGATGGGCGTGCGCCACCGCGAGCACCCCATCGAGTGCGTCCAGTTCCACCCCGAGAGCGTGCTGACCGCGGTCGGCCACGACGTCATCCGGAACTTCCTCGCCGACGTCGACTGA